In Mauremys reevesii isolate NIE-2019 linkage group 8, ASM1616193v1, whole genome shotgun sequence, a single genomic region encodes these proteins:
- the PANK3 gene encoding pantothenate kinase 3 isoform X1 — MKIKDAKKPSFPWFGMDIGGTLVKLAYFEPIDITAEEEQEEVESLKSIRKYLTSNIAYGSTGIRDVHLELKDLTLFGRRGNLHFIRFPTHDLPTFIQMGRNKNFSTLHTVLCATGGGAYKFEEDFRTIGNLQLHKLDELDCLVKGLLYIDSVSFNGQAECYYFENASEPERCQKMPFNLDDPYPLLVVNIGSGVSILAVHSKDSYKRVTGTSLGGGTFLGLCSLLTGCESFEEALEMASKGDSTHADKLVRDIYGGDYERFALPGWAVASSFGNMIYKEKRESVSKEDLARATLVTITNNIGSIARMCAVNEKINRVVFVGNFLRVNTLSMKLLAYALDYWSKGQLKALFLEHEGYFGAVGALLGLPNFS, encoded by the exons ATGAAGATCAAGGATGCCAAGAAACCAT CTTTTCCATGGTTTGGCATGGACATTGGGGGAACACTGGTGAAACTTGCATATTTTGAACCTATTGATATCACTGCAGAAGAGGAGCAGGAGGAAGTTGAAAGCTTGAAGAGCATCCGCAAATATTTGACTTCCAATATAGCCTATGGATCCACTGGCATTCGAGATGTCCACCTTGAACTGAAAGACTTGACGCTTTTTGGCCGAAGGGGAAACTTGCACTTTATTCGATTCCCAACTCATGACTTGCCTACTTTTATCCAAATGGGAAGAAATAAAAACTTTTCAACACTACACACGGTGCTTTGTGCCACTGGAGGCGGCGCTTATAAGTTTGAAGAAGATTTTCGCACA ATTGGAAACCTTCAGTTGCACAAACTGGATGAGCTTGACTGTCTTGTCAAAGGCCTGTTGTATATAGACTCTGTCAGTTTCAATGGCCAGGCAGAGTGCTATTACTTTGAAAATGCCTCAGAACCTGAAAGATGCCAAAAGATGCCTTTTAACCTGGATGACCCATACCCATTATTGGTTGTAAACATTGGTTCAGGAGTCAGTATTTTAGCAGTCCATTCAAAAGACAGCTATAAGAGAGTGACTGGAACAAG TTTAGGTGGAGGGACATTTCTCGGTTTATGCAGTTTATTGACTGGTTGTGAAAGTTTTGAAGAAGCTCTTGAAATGGCATCCAAAGGGGACAGTACACATGCTGATAAGCTTGTCCGGGACATTTATGGAGGGGACTATGAACGTTTTGCCTTGCCAGGATGGGCAGTAGCCTCTAG ttTTGGGAATATGATCTACAAAGAGAAGAGAGAATCTGTTAGTAAAGAAGACCTGGCTAGAGCTACACTGGTCACGATCACCAATAATATTGGGTCTATAGCACGGATGTGTGCGGTAAATGAG aaAATAAACAGAGTTGTCTTTGTTGGTAACTTTTTGCGTGTGAACACTTTGTCAATGAAGCTTCTTGCATATGCACTGGATTACTGGTCAAAAGGCCAGCTGAAAGCCTTGTTCCTAGAACATGAG ggataCTTTGGTGCTGTTGGTGCTCTTCTTGGCTTGCCGAATTTCAGCTGA
- the PANK3 gene encoding pantothenate kinase 3 isoform X2: MASKGDSTHADKLVRDIYGGDYERFALPGWAVASSFGNMIYKEKRESVSKEDLARATLVTITNNIGSIARMCAVNEKINRVVFVGNFLRVNTLSMKLLAYALDYWSKGQLKALFLEHEGYFGAVGALLGLPNFS, encoded by the exons ATGGCATCCAAAGGGGACAGTACACATGCTGATAAGCTTGTCCGGGACATTTATGGAGGGGACTATGAACGTTTTGCCTTGCCAGGATGGGCAGTAGCCTCTAG ttTTGGGAATATGATCTACAAAGAGAAGAGAGAATCTGTTAGTAAAGAAGACCTGGCTAGAGCTACACTGGTCACGATCACCAATAATATTGGGTCTATAGCACGGATGTGTGCGGTAAATGAG aaAATAAACAGAGTTGTCTTTGTTGGTAACTTTTTGCGTGTGAACACTTTGTCAATGAAGCTTCTTGCATATGCACTGGATTACTGGTCAAAAGGCCAGCTGAAAGCCTTGTTCCTAGAACATGAG ggataCTTTGGTGCTGTTGGTGCTCTTCTTGGCTTGCCGAATTTCAGCTGA